A genomic region of Anas platyrhynchos isolate ZD024472 breed Pekin duck chromosome 9, IASCAAS_PekinDuck_T2T, whole genome shotgun sequence contains the following coding sequences:
- the LOC101804575 gene encoding uncharacterized protein, with the protein MEALDSEVKARKTLGAVEYVESSGFTQGILPTKKDVVQNMLYLLQPKRAGQAQRSKEDAAYLLAEHLQEHWLVCNLHTIGTQNIKKLILKMYEEFTRLYQTRKQRQNQAFTERADKFNESSEKLFDIFCTDAQLRNKLEEYSGIKMTGIEWKFLEDQRSERKMYYEDFTDKQELKMMERRQKIQCLEHFRKLAREEKEGNKSKEMTYKSDEQSDEGRSVDESYLAEEENGGAPAFSLRGRRKRRCTAWSTGAATPASDAMPLECQHIRMSIRRVRPGFYETVDKVENC; encoded by the coding sequence ATGGAAGCACTGGACAGCGAGGTGAAAGCACGGAAGACTCTGGGAGCTGTTGAGTACGTGGAGTCTTCAGGCTTCACGCAGGGAATACTGCCGACCAAGAAGGATGTGGTGCAGAACATGCTGTACTTGCTGCAGCCCAAAAGAGCGGGCCAGGCCCAGCGCTCCAAGGAGGATGCAGCCTACTTGCTTGCTGAGCACCTGCAAGAGCACTGGTTGGTTTGCAACTTGCACACCATCGGCACACAAAATATAAAGAAACTTATCCTCAAAATGTACGAGGAGTTTACCCGATTGTATCAGACCCGAAAGCAGAGACAGAACCAGGCTTTTACGGAGAGAGCAGACAAATTCAACGAGAGTTCGGAGAAGCTCTTTGACATATTTTGTACAGACGCGCAGTTGAGAAATAAATTGGAGGAATACAGTGGAATAAAAATGACTGGCATCGAATGGAAATTTCTTGAAGATCAAAGAAGCGAAAGGAAAATGTACTATGAAGACTTCACGGACAAGCAGGAACTGAAGATGATGGAAAGAAGGCAGAAGATACAGTGTCTGGAGCACTTCAGGAAGCTTgccagggaggagaaggaaggaaacaaatcGAAGGAAATGACGTATAAAAGCGATGAGCAATCGGATGAAGGCAGGAGTGTGGATGAATCCTATCTCGCTGAGGAAGAGAACGGAGGGGCTCCTGCCTTCTCGCTGAGGGGCAGAAGGAAGCGCCGCTGCACTGCCTGGTCCACCGGTGCCGCGACTCCTGCCAGCGATGCCATGCCCCTGGAGTGCCAGCATATACGGATGAGCATCAGGAGAGTTAGGCCTGGGTTCTACGAGACTGTGGACAAGGTCGAAAACTGCTAG